The region GAAGTTATGGGAGTCGGAAGGAGCAATGGTTCTCACTAAGTTTGGGTCGACTCCATGGACACTCAAGCTGTTATGTTTACCATTGTTAGTACAAAAACGGTTAGCTTCCAGGGTAGAGAAAGGGCTATCAATGTGTCCATTAACCCCGTTGGATGGCGATCCAATGGAAGCTTTAGCTGCTGAGAGAAACTTAGGCTTAGGCTCAAGATTTAAAGGCCTGTCATATTTACTAGCAGGATTAATTCGAGATTTGGATTCGGTTTGAGATGCTTCCACAAGCTTTCTTGAACGATTGCTGCCTCTATGCATGTGGCGCTCGCAATATTTCTCGTGTGGAACAACGCTCTTGCTGCATCTCCATTTCTTCCCATCAGTTCTTCTACACCTCCCCGGTTCAGGATCCATCATGTTCATATCACCAAATCCCCAAGCATTCAGGTCTCTAACTGAAATAATCAACAGATAACCACCACAGATGAACTAACATTTGAGGCAATTAAGGTATTGTCAACATGACCTCTTTGGTTAAAGAAACTATAGAACAGACACACAACTAAGATGAACATTTGAGGCAATTAAATTATTGTCAGCATGGCCTCTTTGGTTAAAAAACACTGTAGATTCTGAACAAAAGCCTCTAAACTTCTAAAGCCTAAACTGCACAATCAAGCATACTACAAACCCACCAGACTACATTTTCCACTACCCAAATGTAAACAAGCAAAAATTTATATCAAATTCAACCAGAAACATCTAAAACAAGGGAATTCTTTGGCAGATAATCACTAGTACTGCAAAATGCATACTCAAGTCTCTGCAAAAGGCAAAAATGTaacaaaaaatgaataaaatacaaGGAAAAATAGAACTTACAGCCTGAGAATTGTTGTCTAAAGAACACAGTGGTATCAAAGGAGGTGGAAACAGTCCTCCAGATGGGAAGAACAAGGTGAAAGGGAACAGGGAGACCACATTGAATGTACTTGAAAATCACAGCTTGGAGATACAATTCATTCCATTGAGCTTCTGTAAACCCACACACACACttgctttcctcttcttcttctctgtcTTTTTGCTCTATCTTCACATGGCCTGACCCTTCATAGCCCAGAACCAGCTTCAAACTAGGCGACCCATCCTTTTCAATACCTTCACAACACAAACAAACAATCCCATCAGTTTAcccacaaaataaaaaactcaACTTTATGAGTTTTTTATGTACccagagagagaaagggagagagaaaCACCAGAGTTTGAATGGGTCTTCTGCATTttcttgaatttgtttatttcttcAAGGAAAAAGATTGGCAGTGGCTACAGGTTGCAGAGCAAAAAAGAACAGAGAGAAAAAAGAGAGTTTTGAAGGAGAGAAAGAGGCAATGAATGAACAACACAACACAACTGAACTGCACGCCACCCCATCATGAATTCAGTCACACCCCATTACTCGCATGCATCTCTCTCGATTCTTGACAGCCTTTTAGTGTGAGAAACTCGCaggtttagagagagagagagagaattgtgTGAAGGTTAAAAGTGGAGTTGTCAGAGTTTCTGACGGTGATCAGTCTCAGCCTTAACGCAAAGGGTAGAGCAGAGGAGCAGATGTTCTCAGACAAATATAATCAGAAGAATTTCGTGACATTGTACTGCTCCTCCTCCTTACCTTTCCTTTGTACTACGTAAGTCCAACCGCCGACCATCCGGCGGCGCGTCACTCTAACCACCCgcccaatttaatttaatgcCCATCTCCCATTTTCCCACGCGCTGCTGCGTTGCCTTTTATCAGACGCTTCGTttgtttttttactttatttggAAATGGACACGTCCAATATGTCCAATACAATTCCAGTAAGGCCCAATAACTTTACAGAAGGCCCATTCTACTTCTTTAATTGTAGGCCCACTGTATTATCTAGTCTACCAAGTATATGGGCTTACTGCCAAcagcaaattttactatggaccacGGTTCACAATGCAGGGTAatccatgcatcaaaacaacgtggttttgattaatgaaaaaatgGCTCTGTTCCGCACCGTTAACTTTGTgtatataacatattcagtttcattttatatacactgcagtttcctttcaacagaattacagtttcttttcgatataactacagtttcatttgacattatacactcatatatatgaaactgttattcaatttactttcaacacaactacaatttattttataatatattgcaatttactttcaacacaactacaatttcattttgatataactacatttcattgataatataaaaacaaatgtgtgGCCGTATCATCTGAGATGaacttttatttcatttatggAGCTCCGTTAAAACTTAATGACAAATgttttttacttaaagaaacggtaCCGTatttagaccatggtccacgatataacaattgattgCAAACAATGGTACCGTACCATTTCCAACAAAATTATGTCCTAAATCTATATTAAACAACACCTAAGTGAAATTCAAACTATAACACATAATTATCTTATAATCATGTTTTTACATGTGATCATAAAGCGCTAAATATCTGATTCCATGCTTTAAACTCATACAATAGTTACATTACTAGTAAAGGGGTAAATACCATCCGATTTGTTACCAAACAACACTCAAGTCGTTTTGCCATTAAAAGTATAAGTTGACATGATGAATGATTCTAATCCTGATTACAAAATTGCCATAATTGTCTAACAATTGCACCTCATCTTAGGTTGTTCCTTTGTACAAGAAGACATAGCAAATCATTCGCTTAGTTGTAGATGCTTCTAATTATTATTGCATCATAACACCATTTATGCTTTCCATTATTGTGAGTCACGGGCCAATATATCATTACTACTTATTCTTATCATTATGCACTAATGTTAATTGCTCACTAGGagtgtaactttttttttttttttttttctttgggtgAAGAAAAGGAGTGTAACTTAGTCCTAAGAACCTTTTCACAAGCAAGAGACTCATATTCTAACCTAAGACTTTCAACTTAAACAAATATTGCtaatttacataaaatttagtGTCCAAGATCCATACAAGAAGcttaagtttaattattatattcttttgggATAATAAAGAAAGTActaattggtaaataaataaaacatcaaATAGCATAATGACGAAAAGGCCAAACAAAATAGGCTAGAAGGCAGATGCATTTTGGTCATTTCACGATAGAGGGGACGATTAAAGAGCATAATGCCGACAGTATCAGATATCCAGCTGTGACCCAAAAAGTAACTAGGGTTAATTAACCATGGTTAACCGCCACAACCACAATTAATACCTCCTTTCTCGTTTCTCCTCCTCATCTTCTTCACTCTGAGTTTCAGTGTAGTGAGTAGTGTACTGGTCTTGGCTAACGTGCACTGTACTGGTGTTTGGCTAATGTGCACCATGGGTTCACTTCGGCACTTTCTCCTCTTCACGGCCGCCGTCATTGCCGTTTCCTCCGCCGTTACCGCCGCCCACAACATCACCGCCATCCTCGAAGGTCACCCGGAGTACAGCCAGTTCAACGACTACCTCTCCCGAACTAAGCTCGCCGACGAGATCAACACCCGGACCACCGTCACCGTCCTGGTTTTAACTAACGGCGCTTTCTCCTCCGTTACTTCCAAGCACCCGCTTTCCGTTATCAAGAATGTTCTAGAGCTTCACGTTTTGCTCGACTACTGGGATGGAGATAAGCTCCATGATATCTCCAAGGGGACCACTCTCTCAACTACTTTGTACCAGACTACGGGAAATGCGCCGGGGAATTTGGGATTCGTTAACATTACGGATCAGAAAGGCGGGAAAGTCGGGTTCGGATCTGCTCTTCCCGGCTCGCCATTGGCGTCTCAGTACACCAAATCTGTTAAGCAAATCCCGTTTAATATTTCGGTGATTGAGATTAATACTCCGATTGTTGTCCCGGCGGTTTTGAATGCTCCGGCGCCGGCGGCGTCGGATTATAATCTCACCGGTGCTCTGGAGAAAGCGGGGTGTAAGACGTTTGCTAGCTTGTTGATTTCGTCTGGTGTGATTAAGACGTTTGAGAAGGCGGCGGATAAAGGATTGACGATTTTTGCGCCGAATGATGAGGCGTTTAAGGCGGATAGTTTGCCGGATCTGAGTAAGCTTAGCAATGCCGATACGGTGGCACTTTTGGAGTATCACGCCGTCGCGGAGTACACTCCTTTTGGGACGTTGAAGACCTCTAAAGATCCGATTTCGACTCTCGCGGCTAACGGCGCCGGGAAGTTTGATTTCAGCACCGAGACTTCCGGAGATTCTGTTACGCTCCACACCGGCGTCGATTCCTCTAGGGTTGCTTCCACGGTCATAGATTCCACTCCGCTCTGCATCTTCACCGTTGATAAGGTGCTTCTCCCTGCCGAGCTTTTCGGCAATGCTCCTTCTCCGGCTCCCGGACCCGCCCCGGAGATCTCCCCTGCCCCTGCACCTGAATCCGACGCGCCAAGCCCATCTGCGGAAGCCTCAGCCCCGTCGCCCCTCCTCTCTCCGCCGGCTCCCCCGACCTCTTCCCCCGGCGGCGCTCCCGCCGACAGCCCGACTGCCGATTCAGAGAACACCACCGCCAGCAAGAACTCCGGCGCCGTCAACGCTCCAGCATTACTACTACTCGCCCTACTCGCACTGTCAGTTTACCTGTCCTAAACAGTCATTTGTACCATTGTTTGCCTAAATtattccacttttttttttttttctgcttctatttgtgtttgaatttgcagaaaaggatttttatttatttttacattttatttaaacTTGTACGGTTTGGTTTGTGTGTGATACTCATCAGACATCAGGGAATGAGATTAGGACGAACACCATTGCTTTGATCTTTAATTACTCCATACTTTTCGCGTTTATTTATGGATATAATTACGTACACAGTTAAGGTTAATAGTAGATCTGGTAGAGTGTCGGTTCCAACATGATTTGGTCCGACCATACAATGCGTCATCATTACGTGTTTGGTTGCTTTTTGATCTAAATCCAATTCAAACTGGCAATTTTCtgcatttctttttgttttcttacaATCGTACCAGACAAGACTTGTAGTTGTAGAGCGAGCATATTATTTTGGAGTAATTGAGatgaaatcatttttttttcaatttgttatTAGAGTAATATTCATGCGATTCGAAAACGTAAGATCTTTGAATTTGTTGTTAGACACGATTTAATGTTGGAACATCTGGAAATTTCTGGTGACATGGACAGCATGAATGGTGGGATAAGAATGTGAGGATAGAGCATCAGTTGTCTGCACTAACTTGCAGACAAAAGCCGCCAACTCGAGTTATTGTGCTACAACCAGGACACCACTGGCACTACACCACCTCATATTATTCGATACCCCAAATGCCCTCTCCCcctagcattttttttttgtcggtGCATGTTTTAGTCATATGATATTTCtctttttgttcatttttaatgaatAACCAACTGAATCATTGGTGTTCAAATTACTCCAACAACGTTAGTAGTTAGATTCCTTTCCAAAGCCAATAATAAATATGCACATTGCCACTAGTTTTAAGTAAAACTTTTAacatctttcttcccaaactttaCCCTTATGACTAACTGAGCTGCCTATGCGGTTAGCTTTTACTGTAACATCTTAGACTAATGcgtcaatagttataccatctTGCAAGTTGGACCTATCATAATTTGCGTactaatgttcacaattcaacttatgaacatttaattatgaatattcaattataaattgtcaacattcaatatgtaaattgtgtattttgaacttGAGTTCACCTTACAAAGTAGACTCGAGTcccatataataatttgaggCCCTTCAAAGTGTCCCTTATACATGTCCATAGGTCCAACTCTAAATTCAAATAGCAAGGCCCAACTAATTAGCCCAATGTGGCCCAACTATGTCATACCAAATTCTATGCTTTTCAACGATTGCTCAAATCTCTCATTCCATCTTGCAACTCGAAGAAGACGATGGCGACGGAACCTCCTCCCTTCgccaccaacaccaccaccgcTTCCACTAACCAGCGCCAGGATACACAGCAAAAGATAGAAGCTAAACGACACCGTTCTATCTTCGAACTACCATCGGACTTCTTCGATTCGTGTCTTCCCATCCAGTCTCCCTTCGCATCGTCACTCCCAATTGCTGAGCGCTTCGAGAACCTCTCTGTCAATACGCAATGCGACGTCGTAGTGGACAAGAAGCTCGCAAGCGAAGAGCAGGCCGCTGAGAACAACGGCAGCACTAATAATGTTATGCGAAGATGGTCTTGCAATACTTGTAAAGCTGAATTCGAGTCTCTCCAAGACCAGCGCTCTCACTTCAAGTCTGATATTCATCGACTTAATGTAATTTCCTCTTTCTACAATCTCCGTTTATCTTTCCATGTTTGTTTTCAGATTAATCGATTTTCGAATGGAAGTTATCGATGGTAGAAATTTGATCCTTTTTCCctgtgtttttactttttaatccAAAGTGAAATGCTTATTGTTGAAGCTATCATCAATAGGACACAGTGGTTTACATTACTGAATTTTTTCACTGATCACcatgtttaaaaatatttgcTAAAGACGCATGCATTGTTGAATTTATGTGTGGCAAGTCCAAGCTGAAGCATTGCAATGAAGTAATAGTTGAGGAAATACTAGCAgcaactttaaattattttcattttggaGTTATGTAAAAGGGCTAATTCTATACATTCACCAAATTTTAGTTAGTTGGGCACTTGAGTTCAGTAtgctattatattttttctttgataATATGATTAGTCACTGCAGATTTAAATCCTGCTTTTGTGTTGCAAATTATTCTAGCCACTCTAGTCCAAtcatctttatttaattttttagtaatGAAGTTTGAAAATGTTTCTGTTTCATTGTGGAAGTGAGAATTGAATTTGTAGTTTGTCAATCAGTAATTTGCTAGTTACTATTGAAATCAGATAAAACTAAGTATTGCTGGAAAAGACACGCTGAGGGAGGAAGATTTTGATGACGGCACCTCAGACTCTTTATGCAAGGATTATGACATATCAAGTATATCAGcgtctgatgatgatgatgacagaGAATCAGTTCTGCCGAATGACTTGTATCTGGGATTAGAAGGAAGtgttagaaataaaatttttataaaattgcaGACTGGAGAGGTAGTTTCACTGTGGAGGTCTTTACTTCTGAACGAGTCAGAGCACATTGTATTTGAGAATGATAGACAATTTGCCGCATATGATAGTGATGTGGTTACGGTGTACTGGAGTGAAAGGGGAGTTGTTGAAAAGCTCAAATGTTTATTCCATGAACCCAGGAATAATACCCAGTTAAGGATTGTGTTGCTTGCAAGAGGTGGGCACTTTGCAGGCTGTGTCTTTGATGGTAAATCTGTTGTGGCACATAAAACATTTCACAGGTTAGATATTTTGATTCAATTAGCTTCTTATTAACAAGCAttgcatttaacatgttttaATTGCACTTCACTTTATATCCTTTCCAATATGCAATGGTTCTCTTAGTACTTTTTGACGTAATCAGATGACTATATATTCCATTTAATCTGTTTTCAAATGGAGAAGCTATTGCTTCAAcgtctttaatttgtttataaagAATTATTCTgtctttttgatttgtttataGGTATGTTATACGAGCCAAAGCTGGTAGAAAGCAATCGTCAAAGGATGCAAGTGGGAAGATGGCTCACTCAGCCGGAGCATCACTTCGTCGACATAATGAACTTGCTCTGAAAAAGGTAACATAGATTTACAATCAAGAAACAATTATTGATAGTATGCAGCCATGCAGCCTGCCAAACTTTATTTTTACCTATTTTTGGACCATTtatggattgtcacctataaatctaggaccaaaaatggaattaactctatttttatgCATTCTTAGTTTCAGATAATTGACATTATATTTGGTTCATTACCAGGAAATTCAGGAATTACTGGCTGAATGGAAGCCTTATTTTACTAATTCATCTAGTGTGTTCATATATGCCCCCTCCAACAATCGTCAACTGTTCTTTGATGGGAACAAACCATTTTTTGCTTGCCAGCATCGTGCCATTAAGAATGTTCCTTTGACAGTTCGGAGGCCTACATTTAAGGAAGCTCGACGCATATATAATTTGTTGACTCGAATTTCTTTTGAAGTTAACGAGGAAGCTGGGTTTAATGTAAAAAAGGGCTCACTGTTAAGTGAAAGCACTTCTAACAGTGGCTGTTCTGAGCTTATCAAAGAAGAATTGGGGCAAAATTCTGAGAGTAAGGAGATTATTGAACCATCTATTAGTGGCACAAAGCTTGACGATCCTAGTATATCAAGTCAAAGTGAAAGTGAAAATGACACTAACGGTATAACAACGCCTTTACACGACGCAGCCAAATCTGGGGATGCTCAGAAAGTTTTGGAACTTCTAGAACAGGGTATGGATCCATGCATCAAAGACGAGAGAGGTCGAACTCCATATATGCTTGCAACTGAGAAAGAAGTGCGTAACACTTTTAGACGATTTATGGCATCAAACGTTGATAAGTGGGACTGGAATGCTGCAAAGGTGCCTAGTCCATTGACCAAAGAAATGGAGGATTCTCAAGCAGCTAAACAGGTAGTTTAAGTGTAGCATTGCCATTTCTTGTGGCTGCCCTTGCTCCTTTAAAAAATGTCCAGGGCATAGCTCTATCAATCTTGATTTGGATCTGAAGGGATAcataatttagaaaaagataaatataaatatatctttAACCGGATCATTCATCCAAAGGATGCCAGCTTGTTCTGTGCATTTGACTAAAAAATATCAGCTCCTTTAGTATGCATTCTGACTATGCATAGGAATATAAACATGGTTAGCTGCATAAAATttcatgatttattatttttattgacatTGAGGCGAATTTGGGAGTTACGTGCCAAGTCAGATTCTGCTGTTAAGATTTAAGAAGCTTTGATGCTCACATCTGTGATATCTTGCCCAGGCGGAGAAAGATGCGAAGAGAAAAGCAAGGGCAAAAGAGCTGAAGAAATTACGTAAAGCAAGACAAAAGAAGGCTCAGGTCTGTAGTTGTCTTTTTAATTTCCAACTCTGAgcattttttcctctttttctttctAAAGATCTTTGTTGTGTGATAATTTACAGGCTGAGGCCAATGAAGCAAAAATTACTTCAACCAAGTCAGAGGGTCAACCCCTTGCTCCAGTTTCAGCTCCCAAGGGTTCATCTCAATCCCGCTTTTCAGAAAAATTGTCCAGAGAGGTTAGTTTACCATCTCACCCCAGTATTCCTCATCATCTCCATGTCAAATGTAAGCTTCTTATGAACTTTGAGAAAACCACCGATTAGATCTCATGTCATGATTTTGGTATAGAACATTGTATTACAAGAGATCTGTGCTGGACTTGCCACTCTCAGTCTGTTTCACGAGTCTCTCTCACTTTGCCCTTTGCATCGTAATTAGGAGGAACTGAAAAGGGCTCAAGACGCCGAAAGGGAAAAGAGAGCAGCTGCAGCCGAGAGAAGAATCGCTGCAGCAGCTGCTCTTAAACCGCAGAGCACCACATCAGCTTCTGTTGCAAGCAACTCGAGCGCATCTGGGACTGACATCCTATGTTCTTGCTGCAACGCATCACTAGCAGGCAAAGTTCCATTTCATCGGTATAACTACAAATACTGCAGCTCATCATGTATGCATGTGCACAGAGAGATCCTTGAAGATGGATGATTGACTTCCTCAGTTCCTCCCTGTTGTATTTCATCtcttttcaattcttttaaatcCCCATAATCTATCTCCATTGTAAAAACATTCTACAATGATTGCCATGAACCGAACCTTGCAGTCAGAGatttatacaataatatttatgaaattgagATCGATTTTTCATGAATGTCAAATAAGCTCTAAAAATACAAGtgtattgtatttttcattaaaatggTGGGGTTATCTCTTCGTTTATAAATTTGAAGTATGCATTGCAAAAATTAGAAAAACTTGACATAAGAATTGGGTCAATACATTTTTAAGTTACAGAAAGAAAGATTTGGCTTATGCAATTTAGCAATTTAGCTAaatttgtaatacattttagttTTGAGGTAATtatgcaatttagctattttatgcaataaaatatttactttCCCTTTTAGTTTTGGCTTGGCAGGTGGCACGCAGCGCAGACACGATAAATGTGAATTAGCGCAGACACGAAAAGCAAGCAGCCAAGCACAGTGTTTTAGGGCTTTTACGAATTCCCCGCCATTTCTGTGAATTAGCGACCGGCTGAATGTCCGACGAGTGAAATGGAAAGATGTTGAAGGAAGGCGATAACCCGACGACGCCGTCGGCGTTAACCTCGAAGCCCGACCATACTACGAACCCGAATTCAAATGCTTCTCCCAAAGACCAGCGGCCGTCCCCACTCCCCTCCGAGTCCATCTGCTCCCGTTCCCGTTCCCGTGGCAGTAAACTCAATGAGAACAATGACCATGGTTCCCAGCCGCAGGGAAACCCTCAGAACCCCGAGGAATTCATACTCCTCGTCGCCTCCAACTTCGCCTCGCAGCCTCTTCAGTACTCCGATCCTGACGTTTGGGGTGTCCTCACAGCCATTTCCGACAAGGCTCGCAAGCGTAACCAGGTCCGTGAttcctttgttttgttttgttttttttttttttgtttttatatatatatatatatatatatatatatttttttgctgTTTTGAAGCagtaaatttagtattttagcCGAATTGTTTTGAATTAATAATTGACTTTTTGAAGTCTTGTGCATCCTGTTACCTACATTAGCAAAGTCATTTGCCGCTGACAATTGGTCTTTCAGCATTTAGTGGAATACACCATGCTTTAATTTTCAATGTACACTTTGATACTTCATTATCTGACATTTGCACTTTCAACTCAGGGCATAAATATACTTTTGACAGCTGGAGAACACCGCATTGGCCGCTTGGTGGATGATGCTCGGTTCCAAATTTCATCCCCAGCTGTTAGTGCATCACATTGCAAGATCTATAGGAAAAGGATTGCTAATGAAGATACAGAGCACAACACTTTAGTATTTCTGAAAGATTCTAGGTAGAATTTACCTTCTGGATCTTTTACAGTCCATCTTGTTAAGTCAATTTTCTAACCTTTGGGTCTTCTGCAGCACGAATGGGACATATCTCAACTGGGAAAAGTTGAATAAAAATAGCCCTGAAGCTAGACTTAAGCATGGAGACATTATATCTATTGCCTTTGCTCCACAACATGGTAAAGGAATGTTAGTCTTTCTAGGATTTGTGCTTGCTTGTGCTGATTTTAAGAATGAAATATAATAGATTTGCCTATGTCTTATTTTCTTCTGGCCAAAATTGGGTCATTGTGTTAGGTCATTAGAAGAAGAGTATCTTCCAGTCATCAATCATTCTTTAAGAACTTGAAAGTTTCTTTCCAGATTCTGGGGGTTGAGTAAAGCTCAATGGGCTGAAATATGAACTGTGGTTCATGGTTCCTAACTGCAAACTTAGTTGCTAAAGTTCTGCATTCTTTCCTGCTGCTTTCAACTTTTACTAATCATGGAGATTTTATCTGAGCTTTTCTTTAAATGAATACTTGTATTAacttttcctctctctctctctctctctttctctctctctctctctctctttctctctctctctctctctctttctctctctctctctctctctctctctctctctatatatatatatatatatatatatatatatatatatatatatatattagttatttgggtttagggttttctCTTTTGGATCTTTTTCCTCTATCTATGGAGTTCCCATTTCTATTTGTttctttaaaattctttttatattGTGACAGAACATGCATTTGCCTTTGTATTTCGAGAAGTTTTAAGGCCTAGTTCATCAGCTGAAGAGGTAGCTGTAAAGAGAAAAGCAGGTATCTAGGATTTTCATTAATCTTTTCTGTTGATTTTGTTATGCTGGTATAGGCTGATGTATTGGAATATTTTCACTTAGTTAATGCATTAGATATACACTCCTAAATCCATATCTAGTCGAAGTGGATGATTTTTTCTTGATGGAGGGAATTTTTGCTATTGACTAATATGTCCTTATCTGCTGATGGCTGTCCTGTGAAGAGGAGTTTGGCGGTGACAGCAAGAGACTTAAGGGAATAGGGATTGGTACTCCTGAAGGTCCTATTTCTCTGGATGATTTCCGTAGCATGCAACGGTCAAACACGGTACAATTTTTTTGGGATGCTTAATATTGCTTCTGCAGGTTCACCAAGTTCATTTCTTTTATTCTTCATAACcatatgattttaatttatgtaCAATTTCTTATAGGAGCTGAGGAAGCAATTGGAAGATCAAGTTGCAAAAATTGACACATTGCGTAATGAATATCGTGCGACTGTTGAGAAACATGAGACTGTATGCTTTACTTGTTCATATTTGTTCTTTTCTCTTTTGAATGGATCCATCGCTGTGCATAACTTTTAAGTTTgcttgacttgtttatgtaatTAAATGAATTTGGTGGTTTCTTTttgcaatatattaatatgcattgttttttaattaccattaatttgtatttaatactaatattttaattctCTCAACTTCCTGTGcctaattttacttttattgtttTGTAGGAAATGAAAGATTTGAGAGATTCTGTTTCAAAATCCTACCTTGATCAGCTCAAAGAGTTGAATCAGTTGTTAGAGGCTAAGGAGAAAGAAATTGTGGAATCTAATAGAATATCTGCTGAGCTAAAACATGCCCTGGAAGACCTTAATGAAAGACTTAGTGCATCTGAGCAGTCATGTCTTGAGGCCAATGAAGTAATAAATAGGTACGCCATTTATTTAGTTTAGATTTCTCTGTGGAAATGTCAAATTGcacttattttttaattctttttcttttaaatttataaatatttttatcaaaagatTGCTTGTCTTAATGCTTTTGTTGTGGGGAGGATCTTAAAATAGGcctgtttttaaaaaattttagtcAGAAAGCGTCTCTTTTGGAACTAAAGGCCTTACTAGATGAGGAGCGTGAACAGAGAAAAGAAGAACGAGAAA is a window of Ipomoea triloba cultivar NCNSP0323 chromosome 11, ASM357664v1 DNA encoding:
- the LOC115995794 gene encoding growth-regulating factor 9 isoform X2, which translates into the protein MQKTHSNSGIEKDGSPSLKLVLGYEGSGHVKIEQKDREEEEESKCVCGFTEAQWNELYLQAVIFKYIQCGLPVPFHLVLPIWRTVSTSFDTTVFFRQQFSGFRDLNAWGFGDMNMMDPEPGRCRRTDGKKWRCSKSVVPHEKYCERHMHRGSNRSRKLVEASQTESKSRINPASKYDRPLNLEPKPKFLSAAKASIGSPSNGVNGHIDSPFSTLEANRFCTNNGKHNSLSVHGVDPNLVRTIAPSDSHNFRGRSDNVVGKYAMFNGVDTAKETNQMSEKRNTSQSYVFVPGLGMFPKSGHEHGTDKGSSSSGIPQNRLAETEPLRCFRSDGKKWRCKRASVPGHKYCGMHLHRGSRKITTPSNPVTVALPPPSSTARICPPLAIPTRYIDDGTSLNTNLSIAPASHQLVNCDSTHTSSSDSTTITDETPTFVMH
- the LOC115997282 gene encoding fasciclin-like arabinogalactan protein 8; this translates as MCTMGSLRHFLLFTAAVIAVSSAVTAAHNITAILEGHPEYSQFNDYLSRTKLADEINTRTTVTVLVLTNGAFSSVTSKHPLSVIKNVLELHVLLDYWDGDKLHDISKGTTLSTTLYQTTGNAPGNLGFVNITDQKGGKVGFGSALPGSPLASQYTKSVKQIPFNISVIEINTPIVVPAVLNAPAPAASDYNLTGALEKAGCKTFASLLISSGVIKTFEKAADKGLTIFAPNDEAFKADSLPDLSKLSNADTVALLEYHAVAEYTPFGTLKTSKDPISTLAANGAGKFDFSTETSGDSVTLHTGVDSSRVASTVIDSTPLCIFTVDKVLLPAELFGNAPSPAPGPAPEISPAPAPESDAPSPSAEASAPSPLLSPPAPPTSSPGGAPADSPTADSENTTASKNSGAVNAPALLLLALLALSVYLS
- the LOC115995794 gene encoding growth-regulating factor 9 isoform X1 → MQKTHSNSGIEKDGSPSLKLVLGYEGSGHVKIEQKDREEEEESKCVCGFTEAQWNELYLQAVIFKYIQCGLPVPFHLVLPIWRTVSTSFDTTVFFRQQFSGFRDLNAWGFGDMNMMDPEPGRCRRTDGKKWRCSKSVVPHEKYCERHMHRGSNRSRKLVEASQTESKSRINPASKYDRPLNLEPKPKFLSAAKASIGSPSNGVNGHIDSPFSTLEANRFCTNNGKHNSLSVHGVDPNLVRTIAPSDSHNFRGRSDNVVGKYAMFNGVDTAKETNQMSEKRNTSQSYVFVPGLGMFPKSGHEHGTDKAGSSSSGIPQNRLAETEPLRCFRSDGKKWRCKRASVPGHKYCGMHLHRGSRKITTPSNPVTVALPPPSSTARICPPLAIPTRYIDDGTSLNTNLSIAPASHQLVNCDSTHTSSSDSTTITDETPTFVMH